CGCCATTGCAGAGCGTCGTGCCAATCCCGTCGATACACTCGGCGGCGACAAAGGCCAGGAAATGATGGGCGAAGAAGTAGAGCGTGAACGCGCCGACCCGCGTCACGCAGCCCAGCACAAACGAACGCCGGCGGCCCATCGCGTCGGCAAACGCGCCGGTCGGCACGTCGGTCAGGAACATCACGACGAAGTAGCACGCGAGTACGCTGTTGATCTCGAACTGGTCAAGCCCGCGCGAGCGCAGGAACAGCGGATAAACGCCGTATAAAAAGCCGCCGGCGAACGCGTACCCCCACCACATCGCGTAGTAACGCCGCGTGATGTCGCGCACGACCGCGCCGTTCGCTTCGCCTGGTTTCATGACGCCCGCTCGATGCCACCAACGGTTCTCTGCCTGGCCTGCATGCTTTAAACTTGCATCTGCATCGTGGAACGCCCGCGCGTCGCGGGAGCAAACCGGCCGTCCGGCAGAGCCGCGTGAATCGACCAGTTTACGCCGAGAGGATGCTAATACCTACACCCACGGCCGCAACGGAACGGCCGGCTGACGCGGCGGAGCCCGAGCCCGGACGGCTCGTGCGCGCCTGGCGCTTCGCCAGCGTCGCGTGGGTCGCCGCAAGAATCTACGCCGGCTACAAGTCGATTCAACTGTGGGCGCGGATCGCCGGCGACAAGCGCAAGGAGGAGCGCTACCGGCGCCAGGACGCCCGCGCCGCGCGCGCCCTCTATCGCTCGGCGGTGCGGATGCAGGGGATGCTCATCAAGGCCTGCCAGTTCATCGCCACCCGCGCCGACGTCCTGCCCGACGCCTGGGTAAACACGCTGTCCGGCCTGCACGACCGCGTGCCGCCGCACCCGTTCGCCACTATTCGCGCGCGCATCGAGAACGAACTCGGACGCCCGCTCGAAGCGGTCTTCGCGGAGTTCGACCCGGCACCACTCGCCGCGGCGTCGCTCGCCCAGGTCCATGCCGCGCGCCTGCACGACGGGCGCCGATGCGCCGTCAAGGTGCAGTATCCCGGCATTGAGGGCATCGTCCGCGCCGATCTCAGGAATCTCGCGGTCATCCTGCGCGTGCTCGCATGGCTCGAGCGCGATTTCGACTTCCGGGTGCTCAGCCGCGAGGCATTCAAGTACATCCCGATGGAGCTCGATTTCGAGCACGAAGCCGACAACTGCGAGACCATCGCGCGCAACCTCGCGGCCCGCGCCGACGTGGTGGTCCCGCGACTCTATCGCGAATTGTCCACGCGGCGCGTGCTGGTGATGGAGCTGGTCGAGGGAATAAAGGTAACCGACGTCGCCGCGCTGGAGCGCGCCGGAATCGACAAGCAGGCGGTCGCGCAGAAGCTGATGGAGGTGTTCTGCGAACAGGTGCTGCGCGACGGCTTTTTTCACGCCGACCCGCATCCGGGCAATGTGATGGTGCAGCCGGGGCCGCGCCTGGTGCTGCTCGACTTCGGCCTGGCCAAGGATTTCCCGCCGCGCTTTCGCGACGGCATCGTGCGGCTGACGTTTTCCATCCTGACCTTCGATAACGCGGGCATTGCCGCCGCCTTCGAGCAACTCGGGTTTCGCACTCGCGACGGATCGCCGGCGACCCTGATAACGCTCGCCAACCTGATGCTCGGCAACACGATCCGGCGCGGCCGCGCCTATGCCGACAGACAGTTGATCGAGGAATTCTCCGCAGAGCTGCCGCGCGCGCTGAGAGTCAATCCGATCGTCGAGGTTCCCGCCGACGTGCTGCTGGTGACGCGCGTGATGGGCTTGCTGAGCGGACTTGGCAAGACGCTCGATTCGCGGGTCGATCTGTTCGCGACCATCATGCCCTACGCTCATCACCTGCTCGCGCCGGCGGCCGCCGCCGATCTTAAGTAGCCGTCTTGTGGATTCACGCGCACGCTCGCCGCGCCCTCAGGCTGGATAACACCACTGGCGTCGAATAACGTCGCACTCGCGATGCGCACGGAACTTCCTCCCGAGCCTGGCAGACTCGAACGCGTTGCGCTCAACGCCGCGCGCGCGGCCGGCCGCGTCCACCTCCAGCGTCTCAACCGGATAAAAGTCGTGCGCAAAAGCAATGCGATCGACCTCGTGACCGAGGCCGACCACGAGTCCGAACGGGCGGTCATCCGGACGCTCGGCCGCGCCTTTCCCGGGCACGCGATTCTCGCCGAGGAGAGCGGCGCGAACGCGCGGCAGAGCGAGCATCGATGGATTATCGACCCGCTCGACGGAACCACCAACTTCGCCCACGGGTTTCCGCAATTCTGCGTCTCGATCGCATACGAGCGCCGCGGACGAGTCGAACTGGCGGTCGTCCTCGACACGCTCAAGCGCGAGCTGTTCGTGGCGGCGCGCGGGCGTGGCGCGCGGCTCAATGCAAAGCCGATTCGGGTGAGCGCGACGCCGTCCCTCGACGGCGCGCTGCTGGCGACCGGCTTCGCTTACGACCGCCGCGAGCGGCGCAACTTCTATTTGACCTTCTGGGAAGCCTTCATGATGCGCACGCAGGGGGTGCGGCGCACGGGCTCCGCCGCGCTGGACCTTTGTTATGTCGCGTGCGGACGAGTGGACGCATTCTGGGAATTCGGGCTCCGCCCGTGGGACGTCGCGGCCGGCGCGCTGATTGTGACCGAAGCGGGCGGGCGCGCGACCAACCTCGACGGCTCGACGCTGAATCTCGAAGCGCGGAACATCCTCGCAAGCAACGGCAAGCTGCATCGGGCGATGCGCGAGACGATCGCTAAGGCATGGCCCGAGGCGGAGCGTCGCCAGGCCGAAGGGCGTGCTGCGCCATAAAGCGTCAGCTTTCATTCATTTTCAGCTATAGAACGCAAAGTGACGCAATATATTTGCTAGAGCTGAAAATTACTTGCTTGGCTTCCTGATGAGGCTTAATGTCGTCCCGTATATCAACAGACTGGGGATTCGGGAATCCAAACAGATATTCAGGGGGGACAATGACGAAGTTGACGAGATTGGTCGCGAGTTTGGCGATTCTTGGCTTGGCCTTGACTCCGTTTGCGCGTCTGGCACGCGCTTAGCAAAGTCAATCGCCGCTCACAATCACAACCGAGAGTACTCGGGCACACGTATTCCCTACGGTTGATAGCACGAGCGAACTAGGCCCGTTCCTAAGTGATCCGGGGCCGCGCTTACGCCATCTTCTGGGTTCCACCGACGCTGCAGAACGGCAGCCCGACCAGCATGCCGGCGTTGTATCGCACAATTCAGGAAAATCTCCTGACCGACTACCCCGGACATAGCCTCGACAACAACAGCACGCAGTACTACCAAAACATCAGCGGCAAGACCTACATCAAAAGCCTCGGAGGCTTGGGAGGCTATTACGTCGACACCCGTGCGTATCCAGCTTCGGGATGCACGGATCCTCTCACACCCGGCAATTGTCTTTCAGACCTTCAGATCCAACGTGAAGTCAAACACGTGATGGGGCTGAAGGGATGGACCGCCGGGCTCAACCACATTTTTCTCGTCTTCACCTCGAGCGGCGAGGGTTCGTGTCTCGGTAGCGCATGCGCCTACAATTACTATGCGCCTTACCATGGCTTCGTCTCTACCGCCTCGGGCCCAATCATCTATACAAATAAGCCTTTTGCCGACCTCACGCATTGTCAGGTCGGAGGCGCGCCCTCCCCCAACGGAGATCCGGAGGGTGACGCCACGGCGAGCAT
This genomic interval from Candidatus Binataceae bacterium contains the following:
- a CDS encoding AarF/UbiB family protein is translated as MNRPVYAERMLIPTPTAATERPADAAEPEPGRLVRAWRFASVAWVAARIYAGYKSIQLWARIAGDKRKEERYRRQDARAARALYRSAVRMQGMLIKACQFIATRADVLPDAWVNTLSGLHDRVPPHPFATIRARIENELGRPLEAVFAEFDPAPLAAASLAQVHAARLHDGRRCAVKVQYPGIEGIVRADLRNLAVILRVLAWLERDFDFRVLSREAFKYIPMELDFEHEADNCETIARNLAARADVVVPRLYRELSTRRVLVMELVEGIKVTDVAALERAGIDKQAVAQKLMEVFCEQVLRDGFFHADPHPGNVMVQPGPRLVLLDFGLAKDFPPRFRDGIVRLTFSILTFDNAGIAAAFEQLGFRTRDGSPATLITLANLMLGNTIRRGRAYADRQLIEEFSAELPRALRVNPIVEVPADVLLVTRVMGLLSGLGKTLDSRVDLFATIMPYAHHLLAPAAAADLK
- a CDS encoding inositol monophosphatase family protein, translated to MRTELPPEPGRLERVALNAARAAGRVHLQRLNRIKVVRKSNAIDLVTEADHESERAVIRTLGRAFPGHAILAEESGANARQSEHRWIIDPLDGTTNFAHGFPQFCVSIAYERRGRVELAVVLDTLKRELFVAARGRGARLNAKPIRVSATPSLDGALLATGFAYDRRERRNFYLTFWEAFMMRTQGVRRTGSAALDLCYVACGRVDAFWEFGLRPWDVAAGALIVTEAGGRATNLDGSTLNLEARNILASNGKLHRAMRETIAKAWPEAERRQAEGRAAP